Proteins encoded by one window of Cucurbita pepo subsp. pepo cultivar mu-cu-16 chromosome LG14, ASM280686v2, whole genome shotgun sequence:
- the LOC111810447 gene encoding 33 kDa ribonucleoprotein, chloroplastic-like — translation MSASSLTMAAAAASVSSSSSSSSSSSSSSPCKKLFFAQHLNRIPSHFSPKQKPLKLLELRIHLPNIYPLAFSSASHLYCAPPAFEGLEVSDPITEDAETEESDGSEESREEDEQKVSASRDAGKLYIGNLPYAMTSSQLTEVFAEAGHVVSVQVIYDKVTDRSRGFAFVTMATLEEAKEAIRMFDGSVTTSYSFSLHSIVFA, via the exons ATGTCAGCTTCTTCTCTCACAATGGCTGCAGCTGCAGCTTCAgtttcgtcttcttcttcttcttcttcttcttcttcttcttcttcaccctgCAAGAAACTCTTCTTCGCCCAACATCTCAACCGAATTCCCTCCCATTTTTCTCCAAAACAGAAGCCATTGAAGCTTCTCGAGCTCAGAATCCATTTACCCAACATTTACCCTCTTGCTTTCTCCTCCGCTTCTCATCTCTACTGTGCTCCTCCTGCATTCGAGGGACTCGAAGTCTCCGACCCTATAACAGAAGACGCAGAGACTGAAGAATCGGACGGAAGCGAGGAAAGCCGGGAGGAAGACGAACAAAAGGTATCGGCATCTCGCGACGCAGGGAAGCTTTATATTGGAAATTTACCATATGCTATGACCTCTTCCCAATTGACTGAGGTCTTCGCCGAAGCCGGTCATGTGGTTTCTGTACAG GTTATATATGACAAAGTTACGGATAGGAGTAGGGGATTTGCATTTGTGACAATGGCAACTTTGGAGGAAGCTAAAGAAGCAATTCGGATGTTTGACGGCTCTGTAACTACTTCttattctttctctcttcattCTATTGTCTTCGCTTAA
- the LOC111810044 gene encoding uncharacterized protein LOC111810044 yields MIGRADIEGSKSNVAMNAWLPQASYPCGNFSDTSSFKFRRSKGSIGHAFTVRIRTGNQNQTSFYPFVPHEISVLVELILGHLRYLLTDVPPQPNSPPDNVFRPDRPTEVGLGSKKRGSAPLPIHGISKITLKVVVFHFRLSAPTYPTPLKSFHKVGLESSSTGSSFPADSAKPVPLAVVSLDSRQGQWESR; encoded by the coding sequence ATGATAGGAAGAGCCGACATCGAAGGATCAAAAAGCAACGTCGCTATGAACGCTTGGCTGCCACAAGCCAGTTATCCCTGTGGTAACTTTTCTGACACCTCTAGCTTCAAATTCCGAAGGTCTAAAGGATCGATAGGCCACGCTTTCACGGTTCGTATTCGTACTGGAAATCAGAATCAAACGAGCTTTTACCCTTTTGTTCCACACGAGATTTCTGTTCTCGTTGAGCTCATCTTAGGACACCTGCGTTATCTTTTAACAGATGTGCCGCCCCAGCCAAACTCCCCACCTGACAATGTCTTCCGCCCGGATCGGCCCACCGAAGTAGGCCTTGGGTCCAAAAAGAGGGGCAGTGCCCCGCTTCCGATTCACGGAATAAGTAAAATAACGTTAAAAGTAGTGGTATTTCACTTTCGCCTTTCGGCTCCCACTTATCCTACACCTCTCAAGTCATTTCACAAAGTCGGACTAGAGTCAAGCTCAACAGGGTCTTCTTTCCCCGCTGATTCTGCCAAGCCCGTTCCCTTGGCTGTGGTTTCGCTGGATAGTAGACAGGGACAGTGGGAATCTCGTTAA